One genomic window of Oncorhynchus kisutch isolate 150728-3 linkage group LG26, Okis_V2, whole genome shotgun sequence includes the following:
- the ankar gene encoding ankyrin and armadillo repeat-containing protein isoform X4 codes for MDVMARSLTSSASSRLQHSSVEEEKDDTAYLAALTAQRNANAFFEKYDKGEVQELLSLTSCNWFLGGDDFTQPVEMPPGIIKQMRNFTNSNCIILAPVDVRVPLDYKVVHQIVRELTVGIYCFNQVPCISLEPNFDQSTSCQLSPAYYDTRVGQILVNVDYTIKALWHGANIPRENRIRFSELWRSSMGVDSNGVPQTKKDVFAEFLTAGLQDISEEPCYQGIYNMEVNVDPTYDPNSAEEERLFSQHQESILLKLTSYLSSVQQHGNLFVFEGAHSLASVVRLTEERLELATYQRLQQRLGLQAGLVRGCLERKAEVCRDLAYLRLLTFLVPFLVGLKKRMKIPDLAQMLPAYSDDKLKTERELPPLLLGPAFACKHFPYKSDEYFHLHGGIEVDIGTPQLEEVSEETKEAFAALQSLAVDHLRDLLSQDTTYKEHFPVPVHKVNGNNYHVISIEVGSFYPQPNVVPWWEALNTAIKTLRGKRLPLSDVQLHEQFKKTFGYKKAINCKSVPFGLRAAAERGLSAVFYSLCRRNSPSHLGVLDEQGYSLLHHAAKHNHTHIICQLATTGVNLNQTSSGRFSRTVKSGGGGGPPKEGAGSTPMHLAAQCGSLEAISCLLALQADHRLVDRRGWMAVHFAAYYGQVACIQALCRKDPELVEMQTTAEYRSCPLLLTATSGSVEALDYMLSAGANWRRRDSKGNDVVQLAALYFHPKVLRHLISLGLADLPVWKILVEMLHSEDHRRLEMAIRCLEALCVTAKSFWRDIMDAGGIPALLELMRSTRPALQRMAAAVVCHISERTPVCEALVRYGAVPVLVNLLGSQQAELHSRCALILADLAGHSDQYQSLIAQQGGVAPLVRLLGSDLHDVLVNTVRCIKALCVRSPGNQTAVALAGGIPQLVELLTVRSEVLQEEVCAALAELAKGHRENQDTICGVGAVAPLVLILRGRKIAAQVTAARALEAIADHNPAIQARFLKKSAAKHLLRLLKVFQVEAREQGAVSLWALAGHTLKQQRLMAEHIGYHFILELILSSSDRMQYVGGAHTNNPNSQRVIAEEQAIPTLLELVKHQESLQVKVQVAQTLACVLLGNQELQTTFWEKEEFTYETVLELLRVPDQDICLEAGYALSLFAYNNTTQQAAILQNGGIPIAMYEPFLNSRNEMERAKAAFQIVVLAKVITDTDQVTLSARGVTVLVDLLQSTNPNTVVLTAQLLASLAHTRAGIPDAIVTMGAVGHLCAHLYSEEEEVRTASSSALGYLTFNRHAHRLLLVECRNTPSMYNLLTQHLIEDAKISHIFTAEFERQKIVGLPSLSLEINGGPPVPQRNKKGLSKKTSRTPGLSVSAGHFGRTSSAPVLQLQPQRSRTANPKVRLQGEGPTHSSQPTLESLRLDKDSQWPRQKQ; via the exons ATGGACGTAATGGCGCGCTCACTGACATCCAGTGCTTCGTCCAGATTACAACATTCTTCTGTTGAAGAGGAGAAGGATGACACGGCCTACCTTGCTGCATTGACAGCTCAAAGAAATGCCAACGCTTTCTTTGAGAAGTACGACAAGGGTGAAGTTCAGGAGTTGCTGAGCCTGACCTCTTGTAACTGGTTTCTGGGTGGTGATGACTTCACTCAGCCAGTTGAAATGCCGCCGGGCATAATCAAACAAATGAGGAACTTCACTAACTCAAACTGTATCATTCTCGCACCTGTGGATGTGCGAGTCCCTCTTGATTACAAGGTGGTCCATCAAATAGTCAGAGAGCTCACAGTTGGCATCTATTGTTTCAACCAAGTGCCATGTATAAGTCTTGAGCCCAACTTTGACCAGAGCACCTCGTGCCAACTGTCTCCAGCATATTATGATACGAGAGTAGGACAAATTTTGGTTAATGTTGACTACACCATCAAGGCTCTTTGGCATGGAGCCAATATTCCTAGAGAAAATCGCATTCGCTTCTCTGAACTCTGGAGAAGCAGCATGGGTGTAGACTCAAATGGAGTGCCCCAGACAAAGAAAGATGTGTTTGCAGAGTTTCTCACTGCAG GTCTTCAGGACATCTCGGAGGAGCCCTGTTACCAGGGCATATACAACATGGAAGTCAATGTGGATCCTACCTACGACCCCAACAgtgcagaggaggagaggctttTTTCCCAACACCAGGAGAGCATCCTGCTTAAGCTGACATCCTACCTGTCCTCTGTCCAACAGCACGGCAACCTGTTTGTGTTCGAGGGCGCCCACAGTCTGGCCAGTGTGGTGAGGCTGACTGAGGAAAGGCTGGAGCTGGCCACCTATCAGAGGCTGCAGCAGAGGCTGGGTCTACAGGCAGGCCTGGTTAGGGGCTGCTTGGAGAGGAAGGCAGAGGTGTGCAGAGACCTGGCTTACCTGCGCCTCCTGACTTTCCTGGTGCCCTTCCTGGTAGGGCTAAAGAAGAGGATGAAGATCCCAGACCTGGCGCAGATGCTTCCGGCTTACTCAG ATGATAAACTGAAGACAGAGAGGGAATTACCACCATTGCTCCTTGGACCTGCGTTTGCCTGTAAACATTTTCCGTACAAGTCAGATGAGTATTTTCACCTTCACGGTGGGATTGAAGTTGACATCGGAACCCCTCAGCTAGAGGAAGTCTCTGAGGAAACAAAG GAAGCCTTTGCTGCACTGCAGAGTCTTGCAGTGGATCACCTAAGAGATCTGCTAAGTCAGGACACCACCTACAAAGAGCACTTCCCCGTACCAGTCCACAAGGTCAACGGCAATAA CTATCATGTGATCTCCATTGAGGTGGGCTCATTCTACCCTCAGCCTAACGTGGTTCCATGGTGGGAGGCCCTCAACACTGCCATCAAAACCCTGAGAGGGAAGAGACTGCCTCTCTCTGACGTCCAGCTGCATGAGCAGTTCAAGAAGACATTTGGCTACAAAAAGGCCATCAATTGCAAG AGTGTGCCATTTGGCCTGCGTGCTGCGGCAGAGCGTGGCCTATCCGCTGTGTTCTATTCGCTGTGCCGTCGGAACTCTCCATCTCACCTGGGAGTCCTGGACGAGCAGGGCTACTCCCTGCTGCACCACGCCGccaaacacaaccacactcacATCATCTGCCAGCTGGCCACCACCGGGGTCAACCTCAACCAGACAAGCAGTGGCAGGTTCAGCCGCACAG TGAAATCTGGAGGTGGCGGTGGGCCCCCAAAAGAAGGAGCTG GCTCCACTCCCATGCACCTGGCTGCTCAGTGTGGTTCCCTGGAGGCCATCAGCTGTCTGCTGGCTCTGCAGGCCGACCACCGGCTAGTGGACCGCAGGGGCTGGATGGCTGTCCACTTTGCTGCCTACTACGGCCAGGTAGCCTGCATACAGGCCCTTTGCAGGAAAGACCCAGAGCTGGTGGAGATGCAAACCACTGCCGA GTACCGCAGCTGCCCGTTGCTCCTGACGGCCACGTCTGGCTCCGTGGAGGCCCTGGACTACATGCTGTCTGCGGGAGCCaactggaggaggagggacagCAAGGGCAACGACGTCGTGCAGCTGGCCGCCCTCTACTTCCACCCGAAAGTCCTCAGGCACCTCATCTCGCTGGGCCTGGCGGACCTGCCTGTCTGGAAGATCCTCGTGG AGATGCTGCACAGCGAGGACCACCGCAGGCTGGAGATGGCCATCCGCTGCCTGGAAGCTCTGTGTGTCACGGCCAAGTCCTTCTGGAGGGATATCATGGATGCAG GAGGGATCCCGGCTCTGTTGGAGCTAATGCGCAGCACGAGACCAGCGCTGCAACGTATGGCTGCCGCCGTGGTGTGTCACATCTCGGAGAGGACACCCGTGTGTGAGGCCCTGGTGCGCTATGGTGCCGTGCCGGTTCTGGTAAATCTGCTGGGCAGCCAGCAGGCCGAGCTCCACTCCCGCTGTGCCCTCATACTGGCAGACCTGGCAGGGCACAGTGACCAGTACCAGTCCCTCATAGCCCAGCAG GGTGGAGTGGCCCCGTTGGTGAGGCTCCTGGGCTCGGACCTACATGATGTGCTGGTGAACACTGTGCGGTGCATCAAGGCGCTGTGTGTCCGTAGCCCCGGCAATCAGACGGCCGTGGCTTTGGCTGGGGGGATTCCACAACTTGTGGAGCTCTTGACTGTCAGATCAG AAGTGTTGCAAGAGGAGGTGTGTGCGGCTCTGGCTGAGCTGGCTAAGGGACACCGGGAGAACCAGGACACCATCTGTGGAGTGGGCGCCGTGGCCCCGTTGGTGCTCATACTGCGGGGGAGGAAGATAGCCGCGCAGGTGACGGCAGCCAGAGCCCTGGAGGCCATCGCTGATCACAACCCTGCCATTCAGGCCCGCTTTCTGAAGAAGTCGGCCGCCAAGCACCTCCTACGACTCTTAAAG GTGTTCCAGGTGGAGGCGAGGGAGCAGGGGGCCGTCTCTCTATGGGCCCTGGCAGGACACACTCTGAAGCAACAGAGACTCATGGCAGAGCACATTGGCTACCACTTCATCCTCGagctcatcctctcctcctctgacagGATGCAATATGTCG GAGGGGCACACACCAATAACCCAAACAGCCAGAGGGTCATAGCTGAGGAGCAAGCCATTCCAACTCTGTTAGAACTTGTGAAGCACCAAGAATCACTGCAGGTCAAG GTCCAAGTGGCTCAAACGCTGGCCTGTGTGCTGCTGGGAAACCAGGAACTACAAACAACCTTCTGGGAAAAAGAGGAGTTTACCTACGAAACAGTTCTAGAGTTGCTGCGAGTGCCAGATCAG GACATCTGCCTGGAGGCTGGTTATGCCCTGTCTCTGTTTGCCTACAACAACACCACCCAGCAGGCAGCTATCCTGCAGAATGGTGGCATTCCCATAGCCATGTACGAGCCCTTCTTGAACTCCAGGAACGAGATGGAGAGGGCCAAAGCTGCTTTTCAG ATAGTTGTGCTGGCCAAAGTGATCACAGACACGGACCAGGTGACTCTGTCTGCCAGAGGGGTGACTGTCCTTGTAGACCTTCTGCAGTCCACTAATCCCAACACTGTGGTCCTGACAG CTCAGTTGCTAGCCAGTCTGGCTCACACCCGGGCAGGTATTCCTGATGCTATTGTCACCATGGGAGCTGTTGGTCACCTATGTGCTCACCTGTAttctgaggaggaagag GTGCGAACGGCATCTTCAAGTGCCCTCGGCTACCTCACCTTTAACCGTCACGCACATCGCCTCTTGTTGGTGGAATGTCGAAACACTCCATCTATGTACAACCTTTTGACCCAGCATCTCATCGAGGATGCCAAGATCTCACACATTTTTACTGCAGAGTTCGAAAGGCAGAAAATAGTGGGGCTGCCATCACTAAG TTTGGAGATAAATGGTGGCCCACCTGTTCCTCAGCGCAACAAAAAAG GTTTATCCAAAAAGACAAGCCGCACTCCTGGCCTGTCAGTGTCTGCAGGCCACTTTGGGAGGACCAGCTCGGCTCCAGTTCTCCAGCTTCAACCCCAGAGGAGCAGGACAGCCAACCCCAAGGTTAGGCTGCAGGGAGAGGGGCCAACCCATAGCTCCCAGCCCACCCTGGAGTCACTGAGGCTGGATAAGGACAGCCAGTGGCCCCGGCAAAAGCAGTGA